In one window of Kiritimatiellia bacterium DNA:
- a CDS encoding BON domain-containing protein, producing the protein MKTLRVIAVWCAVWMLGAAGCATMPGPTDEQAAANQRLADEIVRRLEEDPVTAPYAFGVMVRDGMAIMEGAISSGYVRSRAIGIARSTPGVENVLDKLAPW; encoded by the coding sequence ATGAAAACTCTTCGCGTGATTGCGGTGTGGTGCGCGGTGTGGATGCTCGGGGCCGCGGGGTGTGCCACGATGCCCGGGCCGACGGATGAGCAGGCGGCGGCGAACCAGCGGCTCGCCGACGAAATCGTCCGGCGCCTGGAGGAGGATCCCGTGACGGCCCCGTACGCCTTCGGCGTCATGGTCCGCGACGGCATGGCCATCATGGAAGGCGCCATCTCCAGCGGCTATGTCCGTTCCCGGGCGATCGGGATCGCCCGCTCCACCCCCGGCGTGGAGAACGTGCTGGATAAACTGGCCCCGTGGTGA
- a CDS encoding endonuclease/exonuclease/phosphatase family protein, translating into MIGKQGGLILAGLLAAGAARAAALTFTVMAANLSGSDFEYDESADRVFQGLKPDVVAIQEWTVAGGDRRAFVDRNFGKDFFFCVENEPRDKVPNGVISRWPITASGEWPDRVVQNRDFVWATIDLPGPRDLHVVSVHFKSGESWYQKKGRQREAVALLDYIRRAGWPADDYLVIAGDLNTVSRNEPLFKIWASLVSDARQPADQKGDKDTNIPRQQCYDYVLPSPALDALHIPVEVGGLVFPDGLVFDSRLWSPPPPPIRPGDSAEEDLQHLPVMKAFRLP; encoded by the coding sequence ATGATTGGAAAACAAGGCGGGCTGATCCTGGCGGGGCTGCTGGCGGCGGGCGCGGCGCGCGCGGCCGCGCTCACGTTTACCGTCATGGCCGCCAATCTCTCCGGCTCCGATTTCGAGTACGACGAGTCCGCGGACCGGGTCTTCCAGGGCTTGAAGCCGGACGTGGTGGCGATCCAGGAGTGGACCGTGGCGGGCGGGGACCGCCGGGCGTTCGTGGACCGGAACTTCGGAAAGGACTTTTTCTTCTGCGTGGAGAACGAGCCCCGCGACAAGGTGCCCAACGGCGTCATCAGCCGCTGGCCGATCACCGCCTCGGGCGAGTGGCCGGACCGCGTGGTGCAGAACCGCGACTTCGTGTGGGCGACGATCGATCTCCCCGGGCCGCGCGACCTCCACGTCGTCAGCGTGCATTTCAAGTCCGGCGAAAGCTGGTACCAGAAGAAGGGCCGGCAGCGCGAGGCCGTCGCCCTGCTGGACTACATCCGGCGGGCCGGCTGGCCGGCCGACGATTACCTGGTCATCGCGGGCGACCTGAACACGGTGAGCCGGAACGAGCCCCTGTTCAAGATCTGGGCGTCCCTGGTCAGCGACGCGCGCCAGCCCGCGGACCAGAAAGGCGACAAGGACACCAACATCCCGCGCCAGCAGTGCTACGACTATGTCCTGCCCAGCCCCGCGCTGGATGCCCTGCATATCCCGGTCGAGGTCGGCGGCCTGGTCTTCCCGGACGGCCTGGTCTTCGACAGCCGGCTCTGGTCCCCGCCGCCCCCGCCGATACGGCCGGGCGATTCCGCGGAGGAAGACCTCCAGCATCTCCCGGTCATGAAAGCGTTCCGCCTGCCGTAG
- a CDS encoding glycosyltransferase — translation MTAPVQEGPFITVIVLTRNRARLLAQGLDCLLRQDYPADRMEIVVVDDGSTDKTAEQVRALSARDARVRYLGDGHRGIPAARNAGIRAARGEFIAIVADDYLLAPDYVRTFVSFFRERPDASVVRFRIVPARDNLSSRLSHFAYEISLRKRLDPDPGPLPRGLAAKARFVFSPPPLPAPEITADHRLEAAGAAAYRREVFERVGLFDESLGRAEDSDMGRRLRESGIAVYFNPHHTVAHQYGPWREEVLAKNFRAGIYHQRLAERGAAREEAGGAGHVIRRAVQMKGLAGAIVYLPTLLCAELARRAGMAYGRRRDRRRR, via the coding sequence ATGACGGCGCCCGTCCAGGAAGGCCCCTTTATTACGGTGATCGTTCTCACCCGCAACCGCGCCCGCCTGCTCGCGCAGGGCCTGGACTGCCTGCTCCGCCAGGACTACCCCGCGGACCGGATGGAGATCGTCGTCGTGGACGACGGCTCCACGGACAAAACCGCGGAACAAGTCCGGGCGCTGTCCGCGCGCGATGCCCGGGTGCGTTATCTCGGCGACGGGCACCGCGGCATTCCCGCCGCGCGCAACGCGGGCATCCGGGCCGCGCGCGGCGAGTTCATCGCCATCGTGGCGGACGACTACCTCCTGGCCCCCGATTATGTGCGGACCTTCGTTTCGTTTTTCCGGGAGCGGCCGGACGCCTCCGTGGTGCGCTTCCGGATCGTGCCGGCCCGGGACAACCTGTCCAGCCGGTTGAGCCACTTCGCCTACGAGATCAGCCTGCGCAAGCGGCTGGACCCGGACCCGGGACCGTTGCCTCGGGGCCTGGCCGCGAAGGCCCGCTTCGTGTTCAGCCCCCCGCCGCTGCCCGCGCCGGAGATCACGGCCGACCACCGGCTCGAGGCCGCGGGCGCGGCCGCCTATCGCCGCGAGGTCTTCGAGCGCGTGGGGCTGTTCGACGAGAGCCTCGGACGCGCGGAGGACAGCGACATGGGCCGCCGCCTGCGGGAAAGCGGCATCGCCGTGTATTTCAATCCGCACCATACCGTCGCCCACCAGTACGGCCCGTGGCGGGAGGAGGTGCTGGCCAAGAACTTCCGGGCGGGGATCTACCACCAGCGCCTGGCGGAGCGGGGCGCCGCCCGCGAGGAGGCAGGCGGGGCCGGGCACGTGATCCGGCGCGCGGTCCAGATGAAGGGCCTGGCCGGCGCGATCGTGTACCTGCCGACGCTGCTCTGCGCCGAGTTGGCGCGCCGCGCGGGAATGGCCTACGGGCGGCGGCGGGATCGAAGGCGCCGATAA
- a CDS encoding PPC domain-containing protein has protein sequence MKALSVSMCQFLVVFSVLLFSITAPSARAQDDPYEPNNSTNEATDLSGASGLWLSENLGLGIQCDDDWYRIEVPAGQERVLADCLFSTARGDLTLELYDSNAVYVTASSGFEDNEGLDYVVAAAGRYYLRVTGPGSCNEYNLQWDALSPVGGPDDAYEANNSATRAYNLRSARATPLSLLAGPGQQCDPDWFQIYAAPGSERVIVHNLFTNTPGNLHLELRDELGRRVALSWTGTDFNTLDLVVPTPGVYFAKVPGLNACDEYDLWWDSRIPPGKVGPPVVVALLYDGNYVDTSDGGAMGEAFNLRRALEAMSVRVNTFTGITDTAFNINLARANVLLIPELELANLGAALTPGAVAEITRFVAGGGCLVLHGEMTGHDQAFLSAVFGFTVQQQGDFSGATSTNTGDTAGTAFEGGPPSLGGENGLYPWLASSLPAGSSSLYQFESGGHTLTTVGVIPYGAGRIVLLAWDWFDAAPWGTQDKGWNSTLLSALAQCACEPLLTSVRKAGPDTIFNLEGGFKHTYRAWFTDGDLKGSPAWAPFGSFGERTVTVPLDVFPFVDDYGLFTSGGPSLTGRRTYRVAREPTVTAPEVAVLLDPNYVDMNLESIPAAEGPNLAAALHRMRYEVIPVNGIAEQDFLGALRPEGYLLIPELEGGNLGADLSAGARAAITNFVQAGGVMIVHGSLGPFDENLVNTLFGYSIDGIGDMSAIDTTGTAARVGTAFERCPATISGNDGLFPWIPGTVPPGAAVMYETPANDTNYASVVVIPEGLGRVVLLAWDWWSGAPQGALDGGWNDVLNATFKNWSGKDLFVGYYDLEAGQGSYDQVAPIQTAGHMPASCLNVAARDLYGLDVLFLQNPSNDGYAEEFTNNLEAVRQAVMGGMTLVFHDRAVTNITAQMLPGGAGIAFARDTASPAADNINIATSGTLVTDGPGGVLDNSSLDIGGSSSHGYADEASLPAGAVNILSRPTSTEVVTFAYPYGAGWVVYSTIPLDYFLLGNGPAAFRDIYAPNIVEYGCELH, from the coding sequence ATGAAGGCGTTATCCGTGTCCATGTGTCAATTCCTTGTCGTTTTTTCTGTGCTGTTGTTCTCGATCACGGCCCCATCGGCGAGGGCGCAAGACGACCCGTATGAACCCAACAACTCGACGAACGAGGCCACGGATCTCTCCGGCGCTTCCGGCCTCTGGCTCTCCGAAAACCTGGGCCTCGGTATCCAGTGCGACGACGACTGGTATCGCATCGAGGTGCCCGCCGGCCAGGAGCGGGTGTTGGCGGATTGCCTGTTCTCCACCGCGCGGGGCGACCTGACGCTCGAACTGTACGACAGCAACGCGGTCTATGTCACGGCCTCCTCCGGCTTCGAGGACAACGAGGGGCTGGATTACGTGGTGGCGGCCGCGGGCCGCTATTATCTCCGCGTCACCGGGCCGGGCTCGTGCAACGAGTACAACCTGCAGTGGGACGCCTTGAGTCCCGTCGGCGGGCCGGACGACGCGTACGAGGCGAACAATTCGGCGACGCGGGCCTACAACTTGAGATCCGCGCGCGCGACACCCCTGTCGCTCCTGGCCGGGCCGGGCCAGCAGTGCGACCCGGACTGGTTCCAGATATACGCCGCACCGGGCTCGGAACGGGTGATCGTCCACAACCTGTTCACCAACACGCCCGGCAACCTGCACCTGGAACTGCGGGATGAACTGGGGCGGCGGGTGGCACTGTCGTGGACGGGGACGGATTTCAACACACTGGACTTGGTCGTGCCCACCCCGGGCGTCTACTTCGCCAAGGTGCCGGGGCTCAACGCCTGCGACGAGTACGACCTGTGGTGGGACAGCCGGATCCCGCCCGGCAAGGTCGGCCCGCCGGTGGTCGTGGCGCTGTTGTACGACGGGAACTACGTGGACACGTCCGACGGCGGGGCGATGGGCGAGGCGTTCAACCTGCGGCGGGCGCTGGAGGCGATGTCGGTCCGGGTGAACACCTTCACGGGCATTACCGACACGGCGTTCAACATCAACCTGGCCCGCGCCAACGTGCTGCTGATCCCCGAACTGGAACTAGCCAACCTGGGCGCGGCCCTTACCCCGGGCGCCGTTGCCGAGATCACCCGGTTCGTCGCGGGCGGCGGGTGCCTGGTCCTTCATGGCGAGATGACCGGCCATGATCAGGCCTTCCTGTCGGCGGTGTTCGGATTCACGGTCCAGCAGCAGGGGGATTTTTCCGGCGCCACGTCCACCAACACCGGAGACACGGCCGGCACCGCCTTCGAGGGAGGACCGCCCAGCCTGGGCGGGGAGAATGGCCTGTATCCCTGGCTGGCGTCCAGCCTACCCGCCGGCAGTTCCAGCCTGTACCAGTTCGAGTCCGGCGGCCACACGCTGACCACCGTCGGCGTGATCCCGTACGGCGCGGGCCGCATCGTGCTCCTGGCGTGGGACTGGTTCGACGCCGCGCCCTGGGGGACGCAGGACAAGGGGTGGAACAGCACCCTGCTCTCCGCCCTCGCGCAGTGCGCCTGCGAGCCGCTGCTGACCTCGGTCCGGAAGGCCGGCCCGGACACGATCTTCAACCTGGAGGGCGGCTTCAAGCACACCTACCGGGCCTGGTTTACCGACGGCGATCTCAAGGGAAGCCCCGCCTGGGCGCCCTTCGGCAGCTTCGGCGAGCGGACGGTGACGGTGCCGCTGGACGTCTTTCCCTTCGTGGATGACTACGGCTTGTTCACCAGCGGCGGGCCGTCCCTGACGGGTCGCCGCACGTACCGGGTCGCGCGCGAGCCCACCGTGACGGCCCCCGAAGTCGCGGTGCTGCTGGACCCCAATTACGTGGACATGAATCTGGAATCCATCCCGGCCGCGGAAGGCCCGAACCTGGCGGCGGCGCTGCACCGCATGCGCTACGAGGTCATCCCCGTCAACGGCATCGCCGAGCAGGATTTCCTCGGCGCTCTCCGGCCCGAGGGATACCTGCTCATCCCGGAACTCGAGGGCGGCAACCTGGGCGCCGATCTCTCCGCGGGCGCGCGGGCGGCGATCACCAACTTCGTCCAGGCGGGCGGCGTGATGATCGTCCACGGGAGCCTGGGGCCTTTCGACGAGAACCTGGTCAACACGCTGTTCGGCTACAGCATCGACGGCATCGGCGACATGAGCGCCATCGACACGACCGGCACGGCGGCGCGGGTCGGCACGGCCTTTGAGCGGTGCCCGGCCACGATTTCCGGCAACGACGGGCTCTTCCCCTGGATCCCGGGCACAGTGCCCCCCGGCGCGGCCGTCATGTATGAGACCCCGGCCAACGACACCAACTACGCCAGCGTCGTCGTGATCCCCGAGGGCCTCGGCCGCGTCGTGCTCCTGGCCTGGGACTGGTGGAGTGGCGCGCCGCAGGGCGCGCTGGACGGCGGCTGGAACGACGTGCTCAACGCCACGTTCAAGAACTGGAGCGGCAAGGATCTCTTTGTGGGATACTACGACCTGGAGGCCGGGCAAGGCAGTTACGATCAGGTGGCGCCCATCCAGACGGCCGGTCATATGCCGGCCTCGTGTCTCAACGTGGCCGCGCGGGACCTGTACGGCCTGGACGTGCTGTTCCTGCAAAACCCCTCCAACGATGGCTATGCCGAGGAGTTCACGAACAACCTGGAGGCCGTCCGCCAGGCCGTCATGGGAGGCATGACGCTCGTCTTCCACGACCGGGCGGTGACGAATATCACCGCGCAGATGTTGCCGGGCGGCGCCGGCATCGCCTTCGCCCGCGACACGGCCAGCCCGGCGGCCGACAACATCAATATCGCGACCTCGGGCACCCTGGTCACGGACGGCCCCGGCGGCGTGCTGGACAACAGCTCCCTGGACATCGGGGGCTCCTCCTCCCACGGGTACGCGGACGAAGCGTCCTTGCCGGCGGGCGCGGTCAACATCCTGTCCCGCCCGACCTCGACGGAGGTGGTGACCTTCGCCTATCCCTATGGCGCCGGCTGGGTCGTGTATTCAACCATCCCGCTGGATTACTTCCTGTTAGGCAACGGCCCCGCGGCATTCCGCGATATCTACGCGCCGAACATCGTGGAATACGGCTGCGAACTGCACTGA
- a CDS encoding tetratricopeptide repeat protein, with product MAALFGAGCATSGPDRDFRKAAAREPDRAAWIAQVPRVSGFRAHGELAPVAAVLKFWGRPLRPGALAAPGEDPADLPASEEALVRAIGRQGLWAYPCSASEARLQDWLRRGLPVLARLEDPSSGKAGDVLVLGYSETDGAMLTDGLPGGRASLPAREFLSRWRAMDHRALLMCPPDKPRRDLSPEELVSRGRYYEAAGQAVLALEDYEAARAAGASSPAMLVSLGNLCRDLDRTAEAEAFYRQAIREDPRQARAYNNLAYLLADENRDLEEAARLARQALILDPANPLFMDTLGFALMSQGQYAEAANVLERAWGRSRWYPTRVQLEIGLRLALAHFRGGQEHLAAEVLRDLLSMDPAMPVPAELRPLVPGSSRR from the coding sequence TTGGCCGCCCTCTTCGGGGCCGGCTGCGCCACGTCCGGGCCCGACCGCGATTTCCGCAAGGCCGCGGCCCGGGAGCCGGACCGGGCCGCCTGGATCGCCCAGGTTCCGCGCGTCAGCGGGTTTCGCGCGCACGGCGAACTGGCGCCCGTAGCGGCCGTCCTGAAGTTCTGGGGCCGGCCTTTGCGCCCCGGGGCGCTGGCCGCGCCGGGAGAGGATCCGGCGGACCTGCCGGCCTCGGAAGAGGCCCTGGTGCGAGCCATCGGGCGGCAGGGGCTCTGGGCCTATCCCTGTTCCGCGTCGGAAGCGCGCCTGCAGGATTGGCTCCGCCGCGGCCTCCCGGTGCTGGCGCGGCTGGAGGATCCGTCTTCCGGCAAGGCCGGCGACGTGCTGGTCCTGGGGTATAGCGAGACGGACGGGGCGATGCTGACGGACGGCCTGCCCGGCGGGCGGGCGAGCCTGCCGGCCCGCGAATTCCTTTCGCGGTGGCGCGCCATGGACCATCGCGCCCTCTTGATGTGTCCCCCCGACAAACCCCGCCGGGATTTGAGCCCCGAGGAACTGGTCTCCCGCGGACGGTACTACGAGGCCGCCGGGCAGGCGGTCCTGGCCCTGGAAGATTACGAGGCCGCCCGCGCGGCCGGCGCGAGTTCGCCCGCGATGCTCGTCTCGCTCGGCAACCTGTGCCGGGATCTGGACCGGACCGCGGAGGCGGAGGCGTTCTATCGCCAGGCGATCCGGGAGGATCCCCGGCAGGCCCGGGCCTATAACAACCTGGCCTACCTGCTGGCCGATGAAAACCGCGACCTGGAAGAGGCCGCGCGGCTGGCGCGCCAGGCCTTGATTCTCGACCCGGCCAATCCGCTCTTCATGGACACCCTCGGCTTCGCCCTGATGAGCCAGGGGCAGTATGCCGAGGCCGCCAACGTGCTCGAGCGCGCCTGGGGCCGGTCGCGCTGGTATCCCACGCGGGTGCAGCTCGAAATCGGTCTGCGCCTGGCCCTCGCGCACTTCCGCGGAGGCCAGGAACATCTGGCGGCCGAAGTGCTGCGCGACCTGCTCTCCATGGATCCCGCCATGCCGGTCCCCGCCGAGTTGCGGCCGCTGGTCCCCGGGTCTTCCCGCCGCTGA
- the msrB gene encoding peptide-methionine (R)-S-oxide reductase MsrB, with translation MFILMAEHPMKSRPSILIVALTLLAAGTARGAAQEPTTVKNRDALKKKLTPLQFQVTQQCGTEPPFRNTYWDNHREGIYVDVVSGEPLFSSTDKFDSGTGWPSFTKPLEATNIVKKADRSHFMERVEVRSKGADSHLGHVFDDGPGPAGLRYCINSASLRFIPKEDLEKEGHGAYLKLFEK, from the coding sequence ATGTTCATCCTGATGGCGGAACATCCCATGAAGTCGCGACCTTCGATCCTGATCGTAGCGCTGACGCTCCTCGCCGCCGGGACGGCGCGGGGCGCGGCGCAGGAGCCCACGACCGTGAAAAACCGGGACGCATTGAAGAAGAAGCTGACCCCGCTGCAGTTCCAGGTGACCCAGCAGTGCGGCACCGAGCCGCCGTTCCGCAACACGTACTGGGACAACCACCGCGAGGGGATCTATGTGGACGTGGTCTCGGGCGAGCCGCTGTTCAGCTCGACGGACAAGTTCGATTCCGGCACCGGCTGGCCGAGCTTCACGAAGCCGCTGGAGGCAACGAACATCGTGAAGAAGGCGGACCGCAGTCACTTCATGGAACGCGTTGAGGTCCGCAGCAAGGGCGCGGACTCGCACCTCGGCCATGTCTTCGACGACGGCCCCGGGCCGGCCGGCCTGCGCTACTGCATCAACAGCGCCTCCCTCCGGTTCATCCCGAAAGAGGACCTGGAAAAAGAAGGCCACGGGGCCTACCTCAAGCTTTTCGAGAAGTGA
- a CDS encoding glycosyltransferase, translating into MNLSIVIATRNRPESLRRLTTALATQRGAPDAECIVVDDGSRAADAVREAAGGARILRLDPPRGVCVARNAGIAATTGDVLCFFDDDIIPDAGYLARCRQVHEEHPEVLVLNGLQRPARSDLYAQYWHYYYAAAFNRADAGPLYPVERISPGTLSIKRALLDRLNPLFDEAVEPREDFDLWLHLRALGIPVYKSDELAATHDYRSTLSSFLRARLWYARGEVLLRRKHGAEMIAAEEVRLLPPNRLRFLPLQLLVRIWLHIHGVRA; encoded by the coding sequence GTGAACCTTTCCATCGTCATAGCCACCCGGAACCGGCCGGAATCGCTACGCCGACTGACGACCGCCCTCGCCACCCAGCGCGGAGCGCCGGACGCGGAGTGCATCGTCGTGGACGACGGCAGCCGGGCGGCGGACGCCGTCCGGGAGGCGGCCGGCGGCGCGCGCATCCTCCGGCTCGATCCGCCGCGCGGCGTGTGCGTCGCGCGCAACGCCGGCATCGCGGCCACGACCGGCGACGTGCTGTGCTTTTTCGACGACGACATCATCCCCGACGCCGGCTACTTGGCGCGCTGCCGCCAAGTCCACGAGGAGCATCCGGAGGTTCTCGTCCTCAACGGACTGCAGCGGCCGGCGCGGAGCGACCTCTACGCGCAGTACTGGCATTACTACTACGCCGCGGCCTTCAACCGGGCGGACGCCGGGCCGCTTTATCCCGTCGAGCGCATCTCGCCCGGCACCCTCTCGATCAAGCGCGCGCTGCTGGACCGGCTCAACCCGTTGTTCGACGAGGCGGTGGAGCCCCGCGAGGATTTCGACCTGTGGCTGCACCTCCGCGCGCTCGGTATCCCGGTCTACAAGTCCGATGAACTTGCGGCGACCCACGACTACCGGTCGACCCTGTCCTCGTTTCTCCGGGCGCGCCTGTGGTACGCCCGGGGCGAGGTCCTTCTCCGGCGCAAGCACGGCGCGGAGATGATCGCCGCCGAGGAGGTTCGCCTGCTGCCCCCGAACCGGCTCCGGTTCCTGCCGCTGCAACTGCTCGTGCGAATCTGGCTGCACATCCACGGCGTTCGCGCGTAA
- a CDS encoding M6 family metalloprotease domain-containing protein, translating to MKISVAAALLVLPALLVVDAATPSPETVALLKTKPELARRVMGLAPAGDAIRSPFSGPGGHDYRAGRVARRLQLLKERRTAAAKAATLLAGPVPPPAPAITRLDVPVLLVDFPDQPTPYTAADLDARLFGSAYSPNMTEYYEEVSYGQLDVTGDVYGPFTMPKNFGGYTTDTPGVEEFIADAIAAADTTVDFSRYDGDGDGYVDAVLVAASDYITIWGWETAHMRSLSSPVTVDGVQVSEYTSQDDDAVVGLFCHELGHVLGLPDFYDDEQVFEWCLMGTGCYLDPPAHPSAWHKVYLGWVTPTEIRGRATGQTLRNVEAYPEIYKLVPADLPSEEYFLVENRQPIGSDAALPEDGLLVWHVGGGRSSMAVLSLEYAGAGAGDSSEEAASFPGSTGNTEFTPDSNPSSDFYATHYDTDSDIRLTDISASAPTMTADVYVPTVLHGWRAQDSGTGEDLNDVCFVDANRGWAVGNNGAIVCTTNGGTTWTAQTSPTASNLLAVFFADATHGWACGAGGKVIRTTDGSTWWPCFSGTTDRLVDLSFPSLSRGYCIGTNGTVRRTINGGLTWTDISPDFYGDIPCRVSFVSTTTGFIACQDEQLLYTDDGGATWSASSLAWPGADGFYAWADNFICYVNSMYFTVNFEGHEASARVRDSSTWRMNDVDFSGARGMILGQGLTVALDLAEDFFWPETDASGYMDALEDQPWAEVHDLFTVLSNSTSAIDVSDSTNPFLTPATYVVGSGGMILKHIQPLALYTNVGSLSIGDAPGSTPNLISNLVTGIVQEAPREELITPIDQARYAEFQRLILSGPRWPDPIP from the coding sequence ATGAAGATATCTGTCGCCGCAGCCTTGCTGGTTCTTCCCGCCCTGCTCGTCGTGGACGCGGCGACCCCCTCGCCGGAAACCGTGGCCCTGCTCAAGACCAAACCGGAACTGGCCCGGCGGGTCATGGGGCTCGCGCCGGCCGGAGATGCCATCCGCTCCCCGTTCTCCGGGCCCGGTGGCCACGACTACCGCGCCGGCCGGGTCGCCCGGCGCCTGCAACTCCTGAAGGAACGGCGGACCGCCGCCGCGAAGGCCGCGACCCTGCTCGCCGGGCCGGTGCCTCCGCCGGCGCCCGCGATCACCCGCCTCGACGTGCCGGTGCTGCTTGTCGATTTCCCCGACCAGCCGACGCCGTACACCGCCGCCGACCTCGATGCCCGGCTGTTCGGCAGCGCCTACAGCCCGAACATGACCGAGTATTACGAAGAGGTGTCCTACGGCCAGTTGGACGTGACCGGCGACGTGTACGGCCCGTTCACCATGCCGAAAAACTTCGGCGGCTACACCACCGATACCCCGGGGGTGGAGGAGTTTATCGCCGACGCGATCGCCGCGGCCGACACGACGGTGGACTTCTCGCGATACGACGGGGACGGCGACGGGTACGTGGACGCGGTCCTCGTGGCCGCCAGCGACTACATCACGATCTGGGGCTGGGAAACGGCCCACATGCGCAGCCTGTCCAGCCCGGTGACCGTGGACGGCGTGCAGGTGAGCGAGTACACCTCGCAGGACGACGACGCCGTCGTGGGCCTCTTCTGCCACGAACTCGGTCACGTCCTCGGCCTGCCGGACTTCTACGACGACGAGCAGGTCTTCGAGTGGTGCCTGATGGGCACCGGCTGTTACCTCGACCCGCCGGCCCACCCGAGCGCCTGGCACAAGGTGTACCTCGGCTGGGTCACGCCGACGGAAATCCGCGGACGGGCTACCGGCCAGACCCTCCGCAACGTCGAGGCATACCCGGAGATCTACAAACTGGTGCCGGCTGACCTGCCGTCCGAGGAGTACTTCCTCGTCGAGAACCGTCAGCCCATCGGCTCGGATGCCGCGCTGCCGGAAGACGGGCTGCTGGTCTGGCACGTGGGCGGCGGCCGATCCAGCATGGCCGTCCTGTCGCTGGAATACGCGGGCGCGGGGGCGGGCGACTCCTCCGAGGAGGCCGCGTCGTTCCCCGGCTCGACCGGCAACACGGAGTTCACGCCCGACAGCAACCCCAGCAGCGACTTCTACGCCACCCATTACGACACTGACTCGGACATCCGCCTCACGGACATCAGCGCCTCGGCCCCGACCATGACCGCGGACGTGTACGTGCCAACGGTGCTTCACGGCTGGCGCGCGCAGGACAGCGGCACAGGGGAGGATCTGAACGACGTGTGCTTTGTGGACGCGAACCGCGGCTGGGCCGTCGGCAATAATGGAGCCATCGTCTGCACCACGAACGGCGGCACGACCTGGACCGCACAGACCAGCCCGACGGCCTCCAACCTGCTGGCCGTGTTCTTCGCGGATGCCACGCACGGCTGGGCCTGCGGAGCGGGCGGCAAGGTGATCCGGACGACGGACGGATCGACGTGGTGGCCCTGCTTCAGCGGGACGACCGACCGGCTGGTGGACCTCTCCTTCCCTTCCCTCTCCCGCGGGTACTGCATCGGCACCAACGGCACGGTTCGCCGGACCATCAACGGCGGCCTGACCTGGACGGACATCAGCCCCGACTTCTACGGCGACATCCCCTGCCGGGTCAGCTTCGTCTCCACCACGACCGGGTTCATCGCGTGCCAGGATGAACAACTCCTCTACACCGATGATGGCGGCGCCACCTGGAGTGCCTCGTCGCTGGCCTGGCCGGGCGCGGACGGATTCTACGCCTGGGCCGACAACTTCATCTGCTACGTCAATAGCATGTATTTCACCGTGAATTTCGAGGGCCACGAGGCCAGCGCCCGTGTCCGGGACAGCTCGACCTGGAGGATGAACGACGTGGACTTTTCGGGCGCGCGCGGCATGATTCTCGGTCAGGGATTGACCGTCGCGCTGGATCTGGCCGAGGACTTTTTCTGGCCCGAGACCGACGCTTCCGGCTACATGGACGCGCTCGAGGACCAGCCGTGGGCCGAGGTCCACGACCTCTTCACCGTCCTGTCCAACTCGACCAGCGCCATAGACGTGTCGGACTCGACCAATCCGTTCCTGACGCCCGCGACGTACGTCGTGGGCTCCGGCGGGATGATCCTGAAGCACATCCAGCCCCTCGCCCTCTACACGAACGTCGGGAGCCTCTCGATCGGCGACGCCCCGGGCAGCACGCCGAATCTCATCAGCAACCTCGTCACCGGGATCGTCCAGGAAGCGCCGCGGGAGGAACTGATCACGCCGATAGACCAGGCCCGGTACGCCGAATTCCAGCGGTTGATCCTGTCCGGGCCGCGTTGGCCCGACCCGATCCCGTGA